Proteins found in one Nostoc sp. NIES-3756 genomic segment:
- a CDS encoding response regulator transcription factor, translating into MNILIVEDESEIAQLIQHSLEKEGFSCFVSRDGITALKIFQEQSPDLIILDLMIPGLDGLEVCARIRQKPGAKDPYILMLTAKGEEIDRVIGLSTGADDYMVKPFSPRELVARVRALLRRSLRQGGQTQVNRTQHFIVDLDQRTASRQVNSQPPEALDLTTLEFNLLSTFVSNPGRVWNRTQLIDKLWGDNFFGDERVVDTHVARLRKKIEPDPANPTFIKTVVGVGYKFEDSPVV; encoded by the coding sequence ATGAATATTTTAATTGTTGAGGATGAATCAGAAATTGCTCAGTTAATCCAACATTCTTTAGAAAAAGAAGGATTTTCTTGTTTCGTTAGTCGTGATGGTATTACTGCTTTAAAAATCTTTCAGGAACAATCACCAGATTTAATCATCCTAGACTTGATGATTCCTGGGTTGGATGGGTTGGAAGTCTGCGCCAGAATACGCCAAAAACCAGGAGCAAAAGACCCTTATATATTAATGCTGACGGCTAAGGGTGAGGAAATAGACAGGGTAATTGGCTTGTCTACTGGCGCTGATGACTACATGGTTAAACCCTTTAGTCCTAGAGAGTTGGTAGCGAGAGTACGAGCGCTACTGCGGCGGAGTCTGCGTCAAGGTGGACAGACTCAGGTAAATCGGACTCAACACTTTATAGTAGATTTAGACCAACGGACTGCTAGTCGTCAAGTAAATTCCCAGCCACCAGAAGCTTTAGACTTAACCACGCTAGAATTTAACTTGTTAAGTACCTTTGTCAGCAATCCTGGGCGAGTTTGGAACCGTACTCAGTTAATTGATAAACTCTGGGGAGATAATTTTTTTGGTGATGAGCGTGTTGTTGATACTCATGTTGCTAGGTTAAGGAAAAAGATTGAGCCTGATCCTGCTAATCCCACTTTTATTAAAACTGTAGTCGGGGTTGGTTATAAATTTGAAGATTCTCCAGTTGTATGA
- a CDS encoding sensor histidine kinase, with product MSRNNKVWRWTTSLPLASRLFISHLVVMIVGLMSLVIISRLSSPRFFVLHLERLESEGINLINIRAHLVQGFEIAWRTSTIWSVLVGSTAAGGLSYWVSQRIMQRLTEMEQITQQFASGHLEARLPMSDIPELNRLGTSFNRMAASLEGVEARRRELIGDMTHELRTPLTVVRGYLEELADGEIEPSPEVYRRLAKETRRLERLVNDLQELSKAEAGYLPIRIQAINLYPLLESLIERFSDQLLEDGPVLLAEFSPQIPLVLADIDRTEQILVNLIGNAIRYTAEGSISIRTWMKNRQLWIAVIDTGIGIATEDLPHVFERFWRADQSRDRHSGGTGIGLTITKHLVELQGGEIQVDSELGIGSTFRFCLPLA from the coding sequence ATGAGCAGAAATAACAAGGTTTGGCGCTGGACAACATCTTTACCTTTAGCATCCCGCCTATTTATTTCTCACCTAGTGGTGATGATAGTCGGGTTGATGAGTTTAGTTATTATTAGTAGACTTTCTTCTCCCCGCTTTTTTGTCCTGCATTTAGAAAGATTAGAAAGTGAAGGGATAAACTTAATTAATATTCGCGCTCATTTAGTACAAGGATTTGAAATTGCTTGGCGGACTAGCACTATCTGGTCAGTTTTAGTGGGGAGTACGGCGGCGGGAGGCTTGAGTTACTGGGTGTCTCAACGAATTATGCAGCGTCTAACTGAGATGGAACAAATCACCCAGCAGTTTGCATCTGGTCATTTAGAAGCGCGCCTACCCATGTCTGATATTCCCGAACTTAACCGCTTGGGTACAAGTTTTAATCGCATGGCTGCTAGTTTGGAAGGTGTGGAAGCGCGGCGGCGAGAATTAATAGGCGATATGACTCACGAACTTCGGACACCTCTAACTGTAGTGCGTGGTTATTTAGAAGAACTCGCCGATGGGGAAATTGAGCCATCCCCAGAAGTGTATCGTCGGTTAGCTAAGGAAACTAGGCGTTTAGAACGTTTAGTTAATGACTTGCAAGAGTTATCTAAAGCTGAGGCTGGTTATTTACCAATTAGAATACAGGCCATCAATTTATATCCTTTATTAGAGTCTTTAATAGAGAGATTTAGTGACCAATTGTTAGAAGATGGGCCTGTATTACTGGCGGAATTTTCCCCACAAATTCCCCTTGTCTTAGCAGATATCGATCGCACAGAACAAATCTTAGTCAATCTCATTGGTAACGCCATCCGTTATACTGCCGAGGGTTCAATTAGTATTCGTACATGGATGAAAAATCGCCAACTGTGGATTGCAGTAATTGATACAGGTATAGGAATTGCAACAGAAGATTTACCTCACGTATTTGAGCGCTTTTGGCGAGCAGATCAATCACGCGATCGCCATTCTGGAGGTACAGGCATCGGATTAACTATTACCAAGCACCTAGTAGAATTACAAGGTGGAGAAATTCAAGTAGATAGCGAACTTGGTATAGGCAGTACATTCCGCTTTTGCTTACCCTTAGCGTAA